The Meriones unguiculatus strain TT.TT164.6M chromosome 20, Bangor_MerUng_6.1, whole genome shotgun sequence region TTGGGCAGGGGGAGTGGTCCGGTTACAGGAGGCGTCTAGGGCAGGCTAGGAGCAGAGAGGCCAGGGTTCTGTACTTTACTGGGTGTCTTGGTGCCTGGAAGGAATGCCCAAACGGccccagggggtgggggtggtgggcTTTTAGGACAAGAGCAAAAACAGGTCTCAGTCTGGGTTCTAACTGGAGCCCTAAGAATAAGCCTGGGCAGAGCCTGGAGACAGCGGCTCTAAGGGTCTGAGGAGGGCGAAAGGGAAGGACCGTGGCCCTGAGGACCCGATGCGTCTACTGAGGCCCAGTGTCCTGCCGGGCTTTTACTGACTTCTATCTTTCTCCCTGTGCCATCTCCCTGTGAACGCAATTTTAAGTTAGTAGTATCCCCGAAGGGGTGTGTGCTAATAAAAGGCACAGGGACGCTTTATTTAAGATCCCTCTGCTAGTGAGAAAGCAAAGCTGGCCccgttcctttcttcctttctctgggCTGTTAGAGAATAAAACACATTTaagatatatatctatatatctatatatatatatatacaccttaaatatatatatttatatatttatatatatgtatatatatatatttaaagatgaAGGTAACACCAATTGTAAATGTCCTAGTCGATAATCTCGTCCTAGTTttagatagtaaaaaaaaaaaaaaacaaaaaaacctctactcatcacactaaaaaaaaaaataaacttttatttggaaggaaaaaaatttttttttttgagtaaagtGTGTTTTAACGCTTCCTCCCCCAATTCCTGAGACCAGCTGAGGGAGAAGACAATTCTAGCCTCTGTGTAAGTGCTGGCCAGAGGGATAGCTAACTCTTATCATATGTAAACAAAGTCCAAGTAAGGTGGTGTTTTTCTTTAGAGCTTGAACCGTTTAAAGGAAAATCAAACGAaagaggaagttaaaaaaaaaaccaaaacagtaaAACTCTCTGAGAAAATCGGTTCAGTAATCagtatttgtttttcaaaaattagGCTGGGTGGCGGGAGTCAGTGTCTCTGCATTGTGACTGGTAGGACCTGTGGCTGTGACATTAACCAGTACTGAGACCTGAGCGGATTTACTGATTACGTTGACAGTGGCTGGAATTTCTGGGATTTAAAAATGGTTATCTACTTAGCCAAGCACAGAATATCTAGGTAGCtggcgggggcgggggtggggtggggggatttGCATGGACAGTTATGGAGGTGGAGGGCATAAACACGTCTGTATTTAATGGTCCTAGCTATACCTGGGGACAGAGCGGAGTTGGATGTTTAGCTCTTAGCTAAAGGAGGTAGGTACGGTGAGACGTCTTCTGGGTGCCCAGCCTCTTGTCAGTTTCACGACAGCGGAAACGGCGCTGGCACCTTACGCGGGGGGTCCCTCGTCTTTGTAAACCGAATACCCTCGGAAATCCCTTAATGGGGTGCCACGTCAAAGCCTGGCACAAATCACTGGCGGGCTCGCGCGGCGCTCAGTGCAGAGAGCCAGGGCACGGCGTAGAGCCGGCGCACAGATCCCCAGAGGTGCTAGGCCAAGGTGGCCAAGGTGGCACGCGCTCGCCCGCGTCCCTAGGCCGAGCCAGCGGCGCGGGGGGGACTCACCAGGTTGACCGGGTGAATGTAGCCGTTCTCGTACTTGTCGTTGGCCAGGATCTGCCTCAAGTGCGCGATGTAGCTGGAGGCCAGCCGAAGCGTGTCCAGCTTGGAGAGCTTGGTGTCCGGGGGCACCCAGGGCAGGGTGGTCTTGAGCCTGGAGAAGGCCTTGCTCAGGACTCGCATGCGGGCCCGCTCGCGCGCGTTGGCCGCGTTGCGCTGGACCTGCTTCCCCTCCTGGCTGACCCCGCTCAGGGGGCTCTTCTTGGTGGGCGCCTTCCTCCTCTTGCCCAGGCCTCCGCGACCCTTCTGTGGAGACCCGTTCTCGCAGTTAGAGCCCTCTTCGTTGCTCTCGTTGGAAGTCACAAACTCCTTGCTGGAGTCCACCTTCAGGGTGTCACATTCCAGCATCTCTACCTCCTGAAGGTCTTCAACATCGCTGAGGGAGCCCGTGGACATGTTTAGAGgcggggtggagggagggagggagggagagagacgcTGAAACTAAAGGGTCTCTGAACTTAGGGAGCTGTTGGGGCTTCGAGGTGGGGTCTGGCAGCTTGCTTTCACAGGTTCCCCTTCGCAGAGCTGTGGAAACGACCACCAGATATGGTGCGGCGGGGAAACCAGGGCTGTTTCCCCACCCCCGGAGTTCTGGCCTTAATGGAGAGCGAGAAAGCGCTGAGGAATTTGGTGGACACTAGGAATTTATCTGGGGAATAGAGAGGCGGATCCAGGCAGCCCAGGGGAGGGGCCTGCTAGGCCCAGCACACTTCCTTAGACCCCTTTCAGAAGCGTTAGAGACTCTCACGCACGGACCCGGGTTTCCAGCAAACCACTGCAACAAGCTGGCCCACTCTGGCCCAGGCCAAGGAGGAGCAAGCCCTACTCAAAGAGCTCTTGCCTGTGTTCATCTCCTCAGGTCATCTTTC contains the following coding sequences:
- the Tcf21 gene encoding transcription factor 21, which produces MSTGSLSDVEDLQEVEMLECDTLKVDSSKEFVTSNESNEEGSNCENGSPQKGRGGLGKRRKAPTKKSPLSGVSQEGKQVQRNAANARERARMRVLSKAFSRLKTTLPWVPPDTKLSKLDTLRLASSYIAHLRQILANDKYENGYIHPVNLTWPFMVAGKPESDLKEVVTASRLCGTTAS